The Papio anubis isolate 15944 chromosome 5, Panubis1.0, whole genome shotgun sequence genome has a segment encoding these proteins:
- the GFRA3 gene encoding GDNF family receptor alpha-3 yields MVRPPSPRPLPPVVLMLLLLLLLLPPSPLPLAAGDPLPTESRLMNSCLQARRKCQADPICSAAYHHLDSCTSSISTPLPSEEPSVPADCLEAAQQLRNSSLIGCMCHRRMKNQVACLDIYWTVHRARSLGNYELDVSPYEDTVTSKPWKMNLSKLNMLKPDSDLCLKFAMLCTLNDKCDRLRKAYGEACSGPHCQRHVCLRQLLTFFEKAAEPHAQGLLLCPCAPNDRGCGERRRNTIAPSCALPPVAPNCLELRRLCFSDPLCRSRLVDFQTHCHPMDILGTCATEQSRCLRAYLGLIGTAMTPNFVSNVNTSVALSCTCRGSGNLQEECEQLEGFFSHNPCLTEAIAAKMRFHSQLFYQDWPHPTFAVMAHQNENRALRSQPWAPSLFSCTLPLILLLSLW; encoded by the exons ATGGTGCGCCCCCCGAGCCCGCGACCGCTGCCTCCCGTAGTCCTgatgttgctgttgctgctgctgctgctgccgccgtcGCCGCTGCCTCTCGCAGCCG GAGACCCCCTTCCCACAGAAAGCCGGCTCATGAACAGCTGTCTCCAGGCCAGGAGAAAGTGCCAGGCTGATCCCATTTGCAGTGCTGCCTACCACCACCTGGATTCCTGCACCTCTAGCATAAGCACCCCACTGCCCTCAGAGGAGCCTTCAGTCCCTGCGGACTGCCTGGAGGCAGCACAGCAACTCAGGAACAGCTCTCTGATAGGCTGCATGTGCCACCGGCGCATGAAGAACCAGGTTGCCTGCTTGGACATCTATTGGACCGTTCACCGTGCCCGCAGCCTTG GTAACTATGAGCTGGATGTCTCCCCCTATGAAGACACAGTGACCAGCAAACCCTGGAAAATGAATCTCAGCAAACTGAACATGCTCAAACCAG ACTCAGACCTCTGCCTCAAGTTTGCCATGCTGTGTACTCTAAATGACAAGTGTGACCGGCTGCGCAAGGCCTACGGGGAGGCGTGCTCTGGGCCCCACTGCCAGCGCCACGTCTGCCTCAGGCAGCTGCTCACTTTCTTCGAAAAGGCCGCCGAGCCTCATGCGCAAGGCCTGCTACTGTGCCCATGCGCCCCCAACGACCGGGGCTGCGGGGAGCGCCGGCGCAACACCATCGCCCCCAGCTGCGCGCTGCCACCTGTGGCCCCCAACTGCCTGGAGCTGCGGCGCCTCTGCTTCTCCGACCCGCTTTGCAG ATCACGCCTGGTGGATTTCCAGACCCACTGCCATCCCATGGACATCCTAGGAACTTGTGCAACAGAGCAGTCCAGATGTCTACGAGCATACCTGGGGCTGATTG GGACTGCCATGACCCCCAACTTTGTCAGCAATGTCAACACCAGTGTTGCCTTAAGCTGCACCTGTCGAGGCAGTGGCAACCTGCAGGAGGAGTGTGAACAGCTGGAAGGGTTCTTCTCCCACAACCCTTGCCTCA cGGAGGCCATTGCAGCTAAGATGCGTTTTCACAGCCAGCTCTTCTACCAGGACTGGCCACACCCTACCTTTGCTGTGATGGCACACCAG AATGAAAACCGTGCTCTGAGGTCACAACCCTGGGCGCCCTCTCTTTTCTCCTGCACGCTTCCCTTGATTCTGCTCCTGAGCCTATGGTAG